A genomic window from Streptomyces sp. WMMC940 includes:
- a CDS encoding maleylpyruvate isomerase family mycothiol-dependent enzyme produces MTVHPSLQTYADAWAHSVEAISELVQPLAEGDWNRATPCPGWSVRDIVSHVIGMECEMLGDPRPIHTLPRDLYHVRSEFARYMEMQVDVRRHHTAPEMTSELEYTIIRRNRQLRNENRAPDTMVRAPLGAEQTLELAYRMRAFDIWVHEQDLRAALNRPGNLDSPGALVARDNFLAVLPRVVAKDAGAPPHSAVVFDVHGPVEFLRTVRVDADGRGTIDGAPSLGPAATLALDWETYVRLAAGRVRPAAVADRIKIEGDADLAWAILDSFAVTP; encoded by the coding sequence GTGACCGTCCATCCCAGTCTCCAGACCTACGCCGACGCCTGGGCCCACTCCGTCGAAGCCATATCCGAGCTGGTGCAGCCGCTCGCCGAGGGCGACTGGAACCGTGCGACGCCGTGCCCCGGCTGGTCGGTGCGCGACATCGTGTCGCACGTGATCGGCATGGAGTGCGAGATGCTCGGTGATCCCCGGCCGATCCACACACTGCCGCGCGATCTCTACCATGTCCGCAGCGAGTTCGCCCGCTACATGGAGATGCAGGTCGATGTGCGCCGCCACCATACGGCTCCGGAGATGACCTCCGAGCTCGAGTACACGATCATCCGGCGGAACCGGCAGTTGCGGAACGAGAACCGTGCGCCCGACACGATGGTGCGCGCCCCGCTGGGCGCGGAGCAGACGCTGGAACTGGCCTACCGTATGCGGGCGTTCGACATCTGGGTGCACGAACAGGACCTGCGCGCCGCGCTGAACAGGCCGGGCAACCTCGACTCCCCCGGCGCACTCGTCGCCCGCGACAACTTCCTCGCGGTGCTGCCGAGGGTCGTCGCCAAGGACGCCGGCGCCCCGCCGCATTCGGCGGTGGTCTTCGACGTGCACGGTCCGGTGGAGTTCCTGCGGACGGTGCGGGTCGACGCGGACGGACGCGGCACCATCGACGGCGCGCCCTCGCTGGGCCCGGCCGCGACGCTGGCGCTGGACTGGGAGACGTACGTCCGGCTGGCGGCGGGCCGGGTCAGGCCCGCGGCCGTCGCCGACCGGATCAAGATCGAGGGGGACGCCGACCTCGCGTGGGCGATCCTGGACTCGTTCGCGGTGACGCCCTAG
- a CDS encoding carbon-nitrogen family hydrolase, translated as MRASLIQIAVDRDESVDSRRSRAAELVREQRGSDLVVLPELWPVGAFAYESFEAEAETLDGPTRQVMAQAAADAGVWLHAGSVVERAPDGRLFNTALVLSPEGRLAGVYRKIHRFGFDTGEAVMMAAGEDLVTVRLPEVTLGLGTCYDLRFPELFRGLVDAGADVLVVPAGWPERRRAHWSLLARARAVENQAYVLACGTAGTHAGTEQAGHSIVVDPWGEVLAEAGGGEEVLTADLDPKKPAATRDQFPALKDRRLGLAPPAGPRA; from the coding sequence GTGCGCGCCTCACTCATCCAGATCGCAGTAGACCGGGACGAATCGGTGGATTCACGCCGCAGCCGAGCGGCCGAACTGGTCCGGGAGCAGCGCGGATCCGACCTCGTCGTCCTCCCCGAACTCTGGCCCGTAGGGGCCTTCGCGTACGAGTCCTTCGAGGCTGAGGCCGAGACGCTGGACGGACCCACGCGCCAGGTCATGGCGCAGGCGGCCGCCGACGCGGGCGTCTGGCTGCACGCCGGGTCCGTCGTCGAACGGGCCCCCGACGGGCGCCTCTTCAACACCGCGCTCGTCCTCTCCCCCGAGGGCCGCCTCGCGGGGGTCTACCGGAAGATCCACCGCTTCGGGTTCGACACGGGCGAGGCCGTGATGATGGCCGCGGGCGAGGACCTGGTGACGGTACGGCTCCCCGAGGTCACCCTCGGCCTCGGCACCTGCTACGACCTGCGCTTCCCCGAGCTCTTCCGCGGCCTGGTCGACGCCGGCGCCGACGTCCTGGTCGTCCCCGCCGGCTGGCCGGAGCGGCGCCGTGCCCACTGGTCCCTCCTGGCGCGGGCCCGGGCGGTCGAGAACCAGGCGTACGTCCTCGCCTGCGGCACCGCCGGTACCCACGCGGGCACGGAGCAGGCGGGCCACAGCATCGTCGTCGACCCCTGGGGCGAGGTCCTCGCCGAGGCGGGCGGCGGGGAGGAGGTCCTCACGGCCGACCTCGACCCGAAGAAGCCCGCCGCGACCCGTGACCAGTTCCCGGCCCTCAAGGACCGCCGCCTGGGCCTGGCACCGCCGGCGGGGCCCAGGGCCTGA
- the pdhA gene encoding pyruvate dehydrogenase (acetyl-transferring) E1 component subunit alpha, whose translation MTVENTAARKPRRSSKRVSAAKKPTGSEPQLVQLLTPEGERVEHPDYDRHVADLGPDELRGLYRDMVLTRRFDAEATALQRQGELGLWASLLGQEAAQIGSGRALRDDDYVFPTYREHGVAWCRGVDPTNLLGMFRGVNHGGWDPNSNNFHLYTIVIGSQTLHATGYAMGVAKDGADSAVIAYFGDGASSQGDVAESFTFSAVYNAPVVFFCQNNQWAISEPTERQTRVPLYQRAQGYGFPGVRVDGNDVLACLAVTRSALERARRGEGPTLVEAFTYRMGAHTTSDDPTRYRHDDERVAWEAKDPILRLRKYLAAQGHADEAFFTELDAESDALAKRVREAVRAMPDPDDMAMFDHVYADGHALVDEERAQFAAYQASFADAQEVK comes from the coding sequence GTGACCGTGGAGAACACTGCCGCGCGCAAACCGCGCCGCAGCAGTAAGCGCGTCAGCGCAGCGAAGAAGCCAACGGGTTCCGAGCCCCAGCTCGTACAACTGCTGACGCCCGAGGGTGAGCGGGTCGAGCACCCGGACTACGACCGCCATGTCGCCGATCTCGGCCCCGACGAGCTCCGCGGGCTCTACCGGGACATGGTCCTCACCCGACGTTTCGACGCCGAGGCCACGGCGCTGCAGCGCCAGGGCGAGCTGGGCCTGTGGGCCTCGCTGCTCGGCCAGGAGGCCGCCCAGATCGGCTCCGGCCGCGCCCTGCGCGACGACGACTACGTCTTCCCGACCTACCGCGAGCACGGCGTCGCCTGGTGCCGCGGGGTCGACCCGACGAACCTGCTCGGGATGTTCCGCGGTGTGAACCACGGCGGCTGGGACCCGAACAGCAACAACTTCCACCTGTACACCATCGTCATCGGCTCGCAGACGCTGCACGCCACCGGCTACGCGATGGGGGTCGCCAAGGACGGCGCCGACTCCGCGGTGATCGCGTACTTCGGCGACGGCGCCTCCAGCCAGGGCGACGTGGCGGAGTCGTTCACCTTCTCCGCGGTCTACAACGCCCCGGTCGTGTTCTTCTGCCAGAACAACCAGTGGGCGATCTCCGAGCCCACCGAGCGCCAGACCCGGGTGCCGCTCTACCAGCGCGCCCAGGGCTACGGCTTCCCCGGTGTCCGCGTCGACGGCAACGACGTGCTCGCGTGCCTGGCCGTGACCCGGTCCGCGCTGGAGCGCGCCCGCCGGGGCGAGGGCCCGACGCTGGTCGAGGCGTTCACGTACCGCATGGGCGCCCACACCACCTCCGACGACCCGACCCGCTACCGCCACGACGACGAGCGGGTGGCCTGGGAGGCCAAGGACCCGATCCTGCGGCTCCGGAAGTACCTGGCCGCGCAGGGCCACGCCGACGAGGCCTTCTTCACCGAGCTCGACGCGGAGAGCGACGCGCTCGCCAAGCGCGTCCGCGAGGCGGTGCGCGCCATGCCCGACCCGGACGACATGGCGATGTTCGACCACGTCTACGCCGACGGGCACGCCCTCGTCGACGAGGAGCGCGCGCAGTTCGCCGCGTACCAGGCGTCGTTCGCCGACGCGCAGGAGGTCAAGTAG
- a CDS encoding D-alanyl-D-alanine carboxypeptidase family protein — protein sequence MRRAATVALAGGLLLTASPLAAPAQAATPIPSITAKGGFLLDQADGKPVYGKANNTRRQMASTTKLVTAITVLTIPGVDLNKKVTVKAEYRNYVTREGASTADLRTGDKLTVRQLLSGLMLPSGCDAAYALADTFGTGTTTSARTKSFIGKMNAKAKQLGLVNTKFDSFDGISTTGNNYTTPWDLAKLARHAMSSSVFRDVVKPTSYKAPATTSTGGTRTYTWYNTNKLLGSYNGAIGVKTGTGTAAGPCLVFAATRNGKTYTGVVLASSTGDNRFKDAAKLLDFGFASTSARSMELRSLPAGAQRD from the coding sequence CTGCGCCGCGCCGCCACCGTCGCTCTCGCGGGTGGTCTGCTGCTGACGGCCTCGCCCCTGGCCGCCCCGGCACAGGCGGCCACGCCGATCCCGTCCATCACCGCCAAGGGCGGATTCCTGCTGGACCAGGCGGACGGCAAGCCCGTGTACGGCAAGGCCAACAACACGCGCCGCCAGATGGCGAGCACGACGAAGCTGGTGACGGCCATCACGGTCCTCACCATCCCGGGCGTCGACCTGAACAAGAAGGTCACGGTCAAGGCGGAGTACCGCAACTACGTCACCCGCGAGGGCGCCAGCACCGCGGACCTGCGCACCGGTGACAAGCTGACCGTCCGCCAGCTGCTGTCCGGGCTGATGCTGCCGTCCGGCTGCGACGCCGCGTACGCCCTCGCCGACACCTTCGGCACGGGTACGACGACCTCGGCCCGCACGAAGTCCTTCATCGGCAAGATGAACGCCAAGGCCAAGCAGCTCGGTCTGGTCAACACCAAGTTCGACTCGTTCGACGGCATCTCCACGACCGGGAACAACTACACGACCCCTTGGGACCTGGCGAAGCTGGCCCGTCACGCGATGAGCAGCTCCGTCTTCCGCGACGTCGTCAAGCCCACGTCGTACAAGGCCCCGGCCACGACCAGCACCGGCGGCACCCGCACCTACACCTGGTACAACACCAACAAGCTGCTGGGCTCCTACAACGGCGCCATCGGAGTGAAGACCGGCACGGGCACGGCGGCGGGCCCCTGCCTCGTCTTCGCCGCGACGCGCAACGGCAAGACCTACACCGGTGTCGTCCTGGCCTCGTCCACCGGCGACAACCGCTTCAAGGACGCGGCGAAGCTGCTCGACTTCGGCTTCGCCTCCACCAGCGCCCGCTCGATGGAGCTGCGTTCGCTCCCGGCCGGCGCCCAGCGCGACTGA
- a CDS encoding dihydrolipoamide acetyltransferase family protein, translating to MTTMTDASARFREFKMPDVGEGLTEAEILKWYVQPGDAVTDGQVVCEVETAKAAVELPIPYDGVVHELRFDEGTTVDVGTAIITVDVAPGSGPVEAPPPAATEPAVAAAEPEAEAKDEPTGRRPVLVGYGVAESSTKRRPRKGTSVPGQAEPGARAAAAVQAELNGHGTAAPAAPRPLAKPPVRKLAKDLGVDLATVVPSGPDGIITRDDVRAAVAPAEAPAPAAAPEPVVAETATAPAGAPAAGARETRIPIKGVRKATASAMVGSAFTAPHVTEFITVDVTRTMKLVEELKSDKDMAGLRVNPLLLIAKALLVAIKRNPEVNAAWDEANQEIVLKHYVNLGIAAATPRGLIVPNIKDAHDKTLPQLAGALGELVSTAREGKTTPAAMQGGTVTITNVGVFGVDTGTPILNPGESAILAVGAIKLQPWVHKGKIKPRQVTTLALSFDHRLVDGELGSKVLADVAAVLEQPKRLITWA from the coding sequence GTGACGACGATGACTGACGCTTCCGCCCGCTTCCGGGAGTTCAAGATGCCCGACGTGGGCGAGGGACTCACCGAGGCCGAGATCCTCAAGTGGTACGTCCAGCCGGGCGACGCCGTCACCGACGGCCAGGTCGTGTGCGAGGTCGAGACCGCCAAGGCCGCGGTGGAGCTGCCCATCCCGTACGACGGAGTGGTGCACGAGCTCCGGTTCGACGAGGGCACCACCGTGGACGTCGGCACCGCGATCATCACCGTGGACGTGGCGCCGGGCTCCGGACCGGTCGAGGCACCGCCGCCGGCGGCCACCGAGCCCGCGGTCGCGGCCGCCGAGCCGGAGGCCGAGGCGAAGGACGAGCCCACCGGCCGCCGGCCCGTGCTGGTCGGCTACGGCGTGGCCGAGTCCTCCACCAAGCGCCGTCCGCGCAAGGGCACTTCGGTGCCCGGGCAGGCCGAGCCGGGCGCGCGGGCCGCGGCTGCCGTGCAGGCCGAGCTGAACGGTCACGGGACGGCGGCGCCCGCCGCGCCCCGCCCGCTGGCCAAGCCCCCGGTCCGCAAGCTGGCCAAGGACCTCGGGGTGGACCTCGCCACGGTCGTGCCGAGCGGTCCCGACGGGATCATCACCCGCGACGACGTCCGTGCTGCCGTGGCCCCGGCCGAGGCACCCGCGCCCGCCGCGGCACCCGAGCCCGTGGTCGCCGAGACCGCGACGGCGCCCGCGGGGGCGCCGGCGGCCGGCGCCCGCGAGACCCGGATCCCGATCAAGGGCGTCCGGAAGGCCACCGCCTCGGCGATGGTCGGCTCCGCCTTCACCGCGCCGCACGTCACCGAGTTCATCACGGTCGACGTCACGCGCACGATGAAGCTGGTCGAGGAGCTGAAGTCCGACAAGGACATGGCCGGGCTGCGGGTGAACCCCCTGCTGCTCATCGCCAAGGCGCTGCTGGTCGCGATCAAGCGCAACCCGGAGGTCAACGCCGCCTGGGACGAGGCGAACCAGGAGATCGTCCTCAAGCACTACGTCAACCTGGGCATCGCCGCGGCCACCCCGCGCGGTCTGATCGTGCCGAACATCAAGGACGCGCACGACAAGACCCTGCCGCAGCTCGCCGGGGCCCTCGGCGAGCTGGTGTCCACGGCCCGTGAAGGGAAGACGACCCCGGCCGCCATGCAGGGCGGCACGGTGACGATCACCAACGTGGGCGTCTTCGGGGTCGACACCGGCACGCCGATCCTCAACCCCGGGGAGTCGGCCATCCTCGCGGTCGGCGCGATCAAGCTGCAGCCCTGGGTCCACAAGGGCAAGATCAAGCCCCGCCAGGTCACCACGCTCGCGCTCTCCTTCGACCACCGACTCGTCGACGGCGAACTGGGCTCCAAGGTCCTGGCGGACGTCGCCGCCGTGCTGGAGCAGCCGAAGAGGCTCATCACCTGGGCCTGA
- a CDS encoding GntR family transcriptional regulator: MPAAPVKQPPAADRVYTHIKQAVLERRYEGGTLLTEGELAEAVGVSRTPVREALLKLEMEGLLKLYPKKGALVLAVSAQEIADVVETRLLVEEFAVRRAVPAPPRLIERLEELLEEQKRRAESGDLAEVAVTDRCFHAEIVRHAGNEILSRLYDQLRDRQLRMGVAVMHSHPDRIAKNIAEHAEMLDAIRAGDTERAASCVHQHLGWVKVLVRGEER; the protein is encoded by the coding sequence ATGCCCGCCGCCCCCGTGAAACAGCCCCCCGCCGCCGACCGCGTCTACACCCACATCAAGCAGGCCGTCCTCGAACGACGCTACGAGGGCGGCACCCTCCTCACCGAGGGCGAACTCGCCGAGGCCGTCGGGGTGTCCCGCACTCCCGTCCGCGAGGCGCTCCTCAAGCTGGAGATGGAAGGGCTCCTCAAGCTCTACCCGAAGAAGGGCGCGCTCGTCCTCGCCGTCTCCGCACAGGAGATCGCCGACGTCGTCGAAACCCGGCTGCTGGTCGAGGAGTTCGCCGTCCGCCGGGCCGTACCCGCCCCGCCCCGGCTGATCGAGCGCCTGGAGGAACTGCTCGAGGAGCAGAAGCGGCGCGCCGAGTCCGGCGACCTCGCCGAGGTGGCCGTCACCGACCGCTGCTTCCACGCGGAGATCGTCCGGCACGCCGGGAACGAGATCCTCTCCCGCCTCTACGACCAGCTGCGCGACCGCCAGCTGCGGATGGGGGTCGCCGTCATGCACTCGCACCCCGACCGCATCGCCAAGAACATCGCCGAGCACGCCGAGATGCTGGACGCCATCAGGGCCGGTGACACCGAGCGGGCCGCGTCCTGTGTGCACCAGCACCTGGGCTGGGTCAAGGTGCTGGTCCGGGGTGAGGAGCGATGA
- a CDS encoding MFS transporter, with the protein MSRESAALPGDPPGGRRAALVWGIGVAVYFVAVIFRTSLGVAGLDAADRFDVNASALSTFSILQLLVYAGMQIPVGLMVDRLGTKKVLTIGVVLFTAGQLGFALSPSYGTALGARALLGCGDAMTFISVLRLGSRWFPARRGPFVAQVAALFGMAGNLVSTIVVSRMLDGLGWTATFAGSAAAGAVVLVLLVLFLKDHPEGWERPPAEHAGAAFVRRQIALSWREPGTRLGLWVHFTTQFPAMVFLLLWGLPFLVEAQRLPRETAGGLLTLVVVSNMVVGLVYGQVIARHHAARAPLAVGTVGATATLWAAVLAHPGPAPMWLLITLCAVLGACGPASMIGFDFARPANPPERQGTASGIVNMGGFVASMTTLLAVGVLLDATGGDYRIAFSSVFVLEALGVTQILRLRARTVRRERERLVSSRVEAVHVPV; encoded by the coding sequence ATGAGCCGGGAGTCCGCCGCACTGCCCGGCGATCCCCCGGGCGGACGCCGGGCCGCCCTCGTCTGGGGCATCGGCGTCGCCGTCTACTTCGTCGCCGTCATCTTCCGTACGTCGCTGGGCGTCGCCGGACTCGACGCCGCCGACCGCTTCGACGTCAACGCGTCCGCGCTGTCGACCTTCTCCATACTCCAACTGCTCGTCTACGCCGGCATGCAGATACCCGTCGGCCTCATGGTCGACCGGCTCGGCACCAAGAAGGTGCTGACCATCGGCGTCGTCCTCTTCACCGCGGGACAGCTCGGCTTCGCCCTCTCCCCCTCGTACGGCACGGCCCTCGGCGCACGCGCCCTCCTCGGCTGCGGCGACGCGATGACCTTCATCAGCGTGTTGCGACTCGGCTCCCGCTGGTTCCCCGCCCGGCGGGGACCGTTCGTCGCCCAGGTCGCGGCGCTGTTCGGCATGGCGGGCAACCTGGTCTCCACGATCGTGGTCTCCCGGATGCTGGACGGCCTCGGCTGGACCGCGACGTTCGCGGGCAGCGCCGCGGCCGGAGCGGTCGTCCTCGTCCTGCTCGTCCTCTTCCTCAAGGACCACCCCGAGGGCTGGGAGCGGCCACCCGCCGAGCACGCCGGGGCGGCCTTCGTCCGCCGGCAGATCGCCCTCTCCTGGCGCGAGCCCGGTACCCGTCTCGGGTTGTGGGTGCACTTCACCACCCAGTTCCCCGCGATGGTGTTCCTGCTGCTGTGGGGGCTGCCGTTCCTCGTCGAGGCCCAGCGGCTCCCCCGGGAGACCGCGGGCGGGCTGCTCACCCTCGTGGTCGTCTCCAACATGGTGGTGGGACTGGTCTACGGCCAGGTCATCGCCCGGCACCACGCCGCACGGGCGCCGCTCGCCGTCGGCACGGTCGGGGCGACCGCCACGCTGTGGGCCGCCGTCCTCGCCCACCCCGGCCCGGCCCCGATGTGGCTGCTCATCACCCTGTGCGCGGTCCTCGGCGCATGCGGACCCGCGTCGATGATCGGCTTCGACTTCGCCCGGCCCGCCAATCCGCCGGAACGCCAGGGGACGGCGTCCGGCATCGTCAACATGGGCGGTTTCGTGGCCTCCATGACCACGCTGCTGGCGGTGGGCGTACTGCTGGACGCGACCGGCGGCGACTACCGGATCGCGTTCTCCTCCGTCTTCGTCCTCGAGGCGCTGGGCGTGACGCAGATCCTGAGACTGCGGGCGCGCACGGTGCGACGGGAGCGGGAGCGGCTGGTGTCGAGCCGGGTCGAGGCGGTGCACGTCCCGGTGTGA
- a CDS encoding alpha-ketoacid dehydrogenase subunit beta — MAVEKMSLAKALNESLRKALDTDPKVLVMGEDVGKLGGVFRITDGLQKDFGEERVIDTPLAESGIVGTAIGLALRGYRPVVEIQFDGFVFPAYDQIVTQLAKMHARALGKVKLPVVVRIPYGGGIGAVEHHSESPEALFAHVAGLKVVSPSNAADGYWMLQQAIQSDDPVIFFEPKRRYWDKGEVDTESIPDPLHAARVARAGTDITLAAYGPMVKVCLEAAAAAEEEGKSVEVLDLRSMSPIDFDAVQRSVERTGRLVVVHEAPVFYGSGAEIAARITERCFYHLEAPVLRVGGFHAPYPPARLEEEYLPGLDRVLDAVDRSLAY; from the coding sequence ATGGCCGTAGAGAAGATGTCGCTTGCCAAGGCGCTCAACGAGTCGCTGCGCAAGGCTCTCGACACCGACCCCAAGGTCCTCGTCATGGGCGAGGACGTCGGCAAGCTCGGCGGAGTCTTCCGCATCACCGACGGGCTCCAGAAGGACTTCGGCGAGGAGCGGGTCATCGACACCCCGCTCGCCGAGTCCGGCATCGTCGGCACCGCGATCGGTCTCGCCCTGCGCGGCTACCGTCCCGTCGTCGAGATCCAGTTCGACGGCTTCGTGTTCCCCGCGTACGACCAGATCGTCACGCAGCTCGCGAAGATGCACGCCCGCGCGCTCGGCAAGGTCAAGCTGCCGGTCGTCGTCCGCATCCCCTACGGCGGCGGCATCGGCGCGGTCGAGCACCACTCCGAGTCGCCCGAGGCGCTGTTCGCCCACGTGGCCGGTCTCAAGGTCGTCTCCCCCTCGAACGCGGCCGACGGCTACTGGATGCTCCAGCAGGCCATCCAGAGCGACGACCCGGTGATCTTCTTCGAGCCCAAGCGGCGCTACTGGGACAAGGGCGAGGTCGACACCGAGTCCATCCCGGACCCGCTGCACGCCGCCCGCGTCGCCCGCGCCGGCACGGACATCACCCTCGCCGCCTACGGCCCGATGGTGAAGGTCTGCCTGGAGGCCGCCGCGGCCGCCGAGGAGGAGGGCAAGTCGGTCGAGGTCCTGGACCTGCGCTCGATGTCCCCGATCGACTTCGACGCCGTGCAGCGGTCGGTGGAGAGGACGGGCCGGCTGGTCGTCGTCCACGAGGCCCCGGTGTTCTACGGCTCGGGCGCGGAGATCGCCGCCCGCATCACGGAGCGGTGCTTCTACCACCTGGAGGCGCCGGTCCTGCGGGTCGGAGGATTCCACGCTCCGTACCCGCCGGCCCGGCTGGAGGAGGAGTACCTTCCGGGACTGGACCGGGTGCTCGACGCCGTCGACCGCTCGCTGGCGTACTGA
- a CDS encoding NHL domain-containing thioredoxin family protein, with amino-acid sequence MNAAAPAPRRRARVRAPELIGKGGWINTGGKDLKLADVRGRTLILDFWTFCCINCLHVLDELRELEEKHRDTTVIIGVHSPKFAHEAEHRAVVDAVERYEVHHPVLDDPELATWKQYAVRAWPTLVVIDPEGYVVAQHAGEGHAHAIERLVEQLEIEHEAKGTLRRGDGPYVPPEPVATDLRFPGKAVRLPSGRFLVSDSTRHQLVELEADGETVVRRIGDGDFREPQGLALLPSGKVVVADTVNHALRTFDPGTGVIERVAGTGRQWWQGSPTSGPALEVDLSSPWDVAWWQGKVWIAMAGVHQLWTYDPETGTVGVAAGTTNEGLVDGPAAEAWFAQPSGLAAAGDRLWIADSETSALRWIGTDGIVRTAVGTGLFDFGHRDGAAEQALLQHPLGVTALPDGSVAVSDTYNHALRRYDPATDEVTTLATDLREPSGAVLDGEEIVVVESARHRLTRLRLPEEAVRVEAVAHRTQRAATEVAPGALRLDVVFQAPEGQKLDTRYGPSTRLLVSSTPPELLAGGEGAGTDLCRELELNPAVTEGVLHVSAMAASCDDDPANPYPACHVHQQDWGVPVRVTRDGVARLPLVLAGMDDA; translated from the coding sequence ATGAACGCCGCTGCCCCCGCGCCCCGCCGCCGTGCCCGTGTCCGTGCCCCCGAGCTGATCGGCAAGGGCGGTTGGATCAACACCGGTGGGAAGGATCTGAAGCTCGCCGACGTCCGAGGTCGCACATTGATCCTCGACTTTTGGACGTTCTGCTGCATCAACTGTCTGCACGTCCTGGACGAGCTGCGCGAGCTCGAGGAGAAGCACCGCGACACCACGGTGATCATCGGTGTCCACTCGCCGAAGTTCGCTCACGAGGCCGAGCACCGGGCCGTCGTCGACGCCGTCGAGCGGTACGAGGTGCACCACCCCGTCCTCGACGACCCCGAGCTCGCGACCTGGAAGCAGTACGCGGTACGGGCCTGGCCCACGCTCGTGGTGATCGATCCCGAGGGGTACGTCGTCGCCCAGCACGCCGGTGAGGGCCACGCGCACGCGATCGAGCGCCTCGTGGAGCAGTTGGAGATCGAGCACGAGGCGAAGGGGACGCTGCGGCGCGGGGACGGGCCGTACGTGCCGCCGGAGCCGGTCGCCACGGATCTGCGTTTCCCGGGGAAGGCCGTGCGGCTGCCCTCCGGGCGCTTCCTGGTCTCCGACTCGACGCGGCACCAGCTCGTCGAGCTGGAGGCGGACGGGGAGACCGTCGTACGCCGGATCGGCGACGGCGACTTCCGGGAGCCGCAGGGGCTCGCGCTGCTGCCGTCGGGGAAGGTGGTCGTCGCCGACACCGTGAACCACGCGCTGCGGACGTTCGACCCCGGGACCGGCGTGATCGAGCGGGTCGCGGGGACGGGGCGGCAGTGGTGGCAGGGGTCGCCGACGTCGGGGCCGGCGCTGGAGGTGGACCTGTCCTCGCCGTGGGACGTGGCCTGGTGGCAGGGCAAGGTGTGGATCGCGATGGCCGGCGTCCACCAGCTGTGGACGTACGACCCGGAGACCGGCACGGTCGGGGTCGCCGCGGGCACGACCAACGAGGGCCTGGTGGACGGGCCGGCGGCCGAGGCGTGGTTCGCGCAGCCGTCCGGGCTGGCCGCGGCCGGGGACCGGCTGTGGATCGCGGACTCGGAGACGTCCGCGCTGCGTTGGATCGGCACCGACGGCATCGTGCGCACCGCCGTCGGCACGGGCCTCTTCGACTTCGGCCACCGCGACGGGGCCGCCGAACAGGCCCTGCTCCAGCACCCGTTGGGCGTCACCGCGCTGCCGGACGGCTCGGTGGCGGTGTCCGACACGTACAACCACGCCCTCCGCCGCTACGACCCGGCGACGGACGAGGTGACGACTCTCGCGACCGATCTGCGCGAGCCGTCCGGCGCGGTCCTGGACGGCGAGGAGATCGTCGTCGTGGAGTCGGCGCGGCACCGGCTGACGCGGCTGCGGCTGCCCGAGGAGGCGGTCCGCGTCGAGGCCGTGGCGCACCGCACGCAGCGTGCGGCCACCGAGGTGGCGCCGGGGGCGCTGCGGCTCGACGTGGTCTTCCAGGCTCCCGAGGGGCAGAAGCTCGACACCCGTTACGGCCCGTCGACCCGGCTGCTGGTGTCGTCGACCCCGCCGGAGCTGCTGGCCGGGGGCGAGGGCGCGGGCACCGACCTCTGCCGGGAGCTGGAGCTGAATCCGGCGGTGACGGAGGGCGTGCTGCATGTGTCGGCGATGGCGGCCTCGTGCGACGACGATCCCGCGAACCCGTACCCGGCGTGCCATGTGCACCAGCAGGACTGGGGTGTTCCGGTCCGGGTGACGCGGGACGGGGTGGCCCGGCTGCCGCTGGTGCTCGCGGGCATGGACGACGCGTAG